The proteins below come from a single Juglans regia cultivar Chandler chromosome 12, Walnut 2.0, whole genome shotgun sequence genomic window:
- the LOC108997576 gene encoding uncharacterized protein LOC108997576: MECIKPSVAVRAPPSEVFDELGCAAAALDAPPPASSGVVRSTRDLPPAHYTFQIKNFSFLFKNEVKKCESGQFEVGGYQWRLVLQLHTDGKKNIYCNHGNDHISLYLAIANQNNLLPGWEVNVNFKFFVFDQIRNNYLCVQDGIVRRFHNLKTEWGFTQLLPLDFLGDPSNGYIVDDTCVFGVEVFVMKVTGMGECLSMVKEYPSSHQFNWKIDKFDPLKDYSYLSHVFLVEGRKWRLKLNLKGIKSVADGFLSLYLQFDASETLTCGRSRLYANYWLQIRDEVKGNHLEETGERWFLDTVGFGFPSFLSLRDLMDTSKGYVKGDALSVQCRIEFIYVVKEYFSS, translated from the exons ATGGAGTGCATAAAACCAAGTGTCGCTGTAAGAGCACCACCTTCTGAGGTTTTTGATGAATTAGGCTGTGCAGCGGCGGCGCTGGATGCACCGCCACCGGCGAGTAGTG GAGTTGTAAGATCAACTAGAGATCTTCCGCCAGCTCATTACACATTTCAAATAAAGAATTTCTCGTTTCTGTTTAAGAATGaggttaaaaaatgtgaatCGGGCCAGTTTGAAGTTGGCGGCTATCAATG gAGATTGGTACTACAACTCCACACAGATGGgaagaagaatatatattgCAATCATGGGAACGATCACATCTCTTTGTATTTGGCAATAGCAAATCAAAATAATCTTTTGCCTGGTTGGGAGGTTAACGTAAACTTCAAGTTCTTTGTGTTTGATCAAATACGCAACAACTACCTGTGTGTTCAAG ATGGGATTGTAAGACGCTTCCATAACTTAAAAACTGAATGGGGATTCACCCAATTACTTCCACTCGATTTTCTTGGCGATCCTTCGAATGGTTATATTGTTGACGACACATGTGTCTTTGGGGTCgaagtttttgttatgaaagtGACTGGCATGGGGGAGTGTTTATCAATGGTTAAGGAATATCCTAGTTCCCATCAATTCAATTGGAAAATTGACAAATTTGACCCGCTGAAAGACTATTCTTATCTCTCTCATGTCTTCCTTGTTGAAGGGCGTAAATG gaggttGAAGCTCAATCTAAAGGGAATCAAAAGCGTAGCAGACGGATTCTTGTCTCTCTATCTCCAGTTTGATGCTTCAGAAACTCTTACTTGTGGCCGATCAAGATTGTACGCAAACTACTGGCTGCAAATAAGGGACGAAGTTAAAGGCAACCACCTTGAAGAAACAG GTGAGCGCTGGTTCTTGGACACTGTTGGCTTTGGTTTCCCAAGCTTTTTGTCCCTCAGAGATCTCATGGATACCTCAAAAGGCTACGTAAAGGGTGATGCTTTGTCCGTTCAATGCAGAATTGAATTCATATATGTTGTTAAGGAGTACTTCTCCTCCTAA